A genome region from Flavobacterium sp. CFS9 includes the following:
- a CDS encoding MFS transporter, which yields MEKRKLSFWEIWNMSFGFLGIQFGFALQNANTSRIFETLGAKIDEIPILWIAAPVSGLIIQPVIGYFSDRTWTRLGRRRPYFLIGAILSSVALFIMPNSPTLWIAAGTLWIMDASINVSMEPFRAFVGDNLPEKQRTLGFAMQSFFIGTGAVVGSVLPYLFTNVFDVSNTAPEGIIPDSVKWSFYIGGIVFLLSVLWTVFKTTEYTPEELHAFELQSKKDKEDLILNPETESESNIKRQFFLGLLLTIVGALISFLIFENSLAKELYILFIGLVFMGILFMIASQLRTSKVHNGFTIIMTDLLNMPVTMKKLAWVQFFSWFALFSMWIYTTQAVTQHIFGTTDTTSKIYNDAADWVSVLFTVYNGVAAAVAFLLPVIAKKVGVRATHLLALCAGGVGLISIYFIGDKQMLILPMLGVGIAWASILSMPYAMLSGALPAAKMGYYMGVFNFFVVIPQIVAATILGFVIKQFFHNEPIYALIIGGVSMIFAGLLTLRVNSRTKIEIHE from the coding sequence ATGGAAAAGCGTAAATTAAGTTTCTGGGAAATTTGGAACATGAGTTTCGGTTTCTTGGGAATACAGTTTGGTTTTGCACTGCAAAATGCAAATACTTCAAGAATTTTTGAAACTCTGGGTGCCAAAATTGACGAAATTCCAATTTTATGGATTGCGGCTCCGGTTTCAGGATTAATTATCCAACCTGTAATTGGTTATTTTAGCGATAGAACCTGGACTCGTTTAGGCAGACGCCGCCCCTATTTTCTAATTGGAGCCATCTTGTCTTCTGTAGCCTTATTCATCATGCCCAACTCTCCAACTTTATGGATAGCTGCCGGTACTTTATGGATTATGGACGCATCGATAAATGTTTCAATGGAGCCTTTCCGCGCTTTTGTTGGAGACAATCTACCCGAAAAGCAGCGTACTTTAGGATTTGCCATGCAAAGTTTCTTTATTGGAACCGGAGCAGTTGTTGGTTCGGTTTTACCCTATCTTTTTACTAACGTTTTTGACGTAAGCAATACAGCTCCGGAAGGAATTATACCCGATTCTGTTAAATGGTCCTTTTATATTGGCGGAATTGTTTTCCTCCTTTCTGTTTTGTGGACTGTTTTTAAAACAACAGAATACACGCCTGAGGAACTTCATGCTTTTGAACTTCAAAGCAAAAAAGACAAGGAAGATCTTATCTTAAATCCGGAAACCGAATCTGAAAGCAACATCAAAAGACAATTCTTTTTGGGATTACTATTGACGATAGTTGGAGCTCTAATTTCCTTTTTAATTTTCGAAAACAGTCTGGCTAAAGAACTTTACATTCTGTTCATCGGGTTGGTTTTCATGGGTATTTTATTCATGATTGCTTCACAATTGAGAACTTCAAAGGTTCACAATGGTTTTACGATCATTATGACCGATCTTTTGAACATGCCTGTCACGATGAAAAAACTGGCCTGGGTACAGTTCTTCTCCTGGTTTGCTTTGTTCTCAATGTGGATTTATACGACGCAAGCCGTTACACAACATATTTTTGGTACTACAGACACTACTTCTAAAATTTACAATGATGCTGCCGACTGGGTTTCAGTTTTATTCACCGTTTACAACGGAGTAGCCGCAGCAGTTGCTTTTTTATTGCCCGTCATTGCAAAAAAAGTAGGTGTCAGAGCAACACATTTATTGGCCTTATGTGCCGGAGGTGTTGGTTTAATCTCTATTTATTTTATTGGTGATAAACAAATGCTGATTCTTCCAATGCTGGGAGTAGGTATCGCGTGGGCAAGTATATTATCTATGCCTTATGCCATGCTATCTGGGGCTTTACCGGCAGCAAAAATGGGATACTACATGGGCGTTTTCAACTTCTTCGTAGTCATACCACAAATTGTAGCTGCCACAATCT
- a CDS encoding LacI family DNA-binding transcriptional regulator yields MKRKITLKQIAKELDVSISTVSKSLRDSQEIGEETRAKVQAFAKFYNYKPNNIALSLKNRKTKSIGIIIPEIVHHFFSTVINGIEQVANENGYSVVICLSDDSFDKEVLNMEMLANGSIDGFIMSLSKETQYKGDFHHITEVINQGMPVVMFDRVTNDILCDKVIIDDKAAAYEAVQSLIDNGRKKIALVTTVDYVSVGKLRTDGYEKALLDNGLPFNEDLIIKIEDVDTCEITISQLLHDRAFDAVFAVNELFAVTIIKTASKMGLKVPEDIAVIAFTDGIISKYSTPSITTVSQSGEKMGNKAAKMLIERLEAEHEDDEEENENYTTEVIETHLIKRESTD; encoded by the coding sequence ATGAAACGTAAAATAACCCTAAAGCAGATTGCAAAGGAACTTGACGTCTCTATCTCAACAGTCTCAAAATCATTGAGAGACAGCCAGGAAATAGGAGAAGAAACGCGCGCAAAAGTGCAGGCATTTGCAAAGTTTTACAACTACAAGCCCAACAATATTGCCCTTAGTTTAAAAAATCGAAAAACCAAAAGTATTGGCATTATCATTCCGGAAATTGTGCATCATTTTTTCTCTACCGTGATCAACGGAATTGAACAGGTAGCCAATGAAAATGGCTATAGCGTTGTGATCTGTTTGTCTGATGATTCTTTCGATAAAGAAGTCCTGAATATGGAGATGTTAGCCAACGGAAGTATCGATGGTTTTATCATGTCGCTCTCTAAAGAAACACAATACAAAGGTGATTTTCACCACATTACTGAGGTTATCAATCAGGGAATGCCGGTGGTTATGTTTGACCGAGTGACTAATGATATTTTATGCGATAAAGTGATTATTGACGATAAAGCCGCAGCTTATGAAGCCGTTCAGAGTCTGATTGACAACGGCCGCAAAAAAATCGCTCTGGTAACGACTGTAGATTATGTAAGTGTGGGAAAACTCAGAACCGACGGTTACGAAAAAGCCCTTCTCGATAATGGATTGCCTTTTAATGAAGATTTAATCATAAAAATTGAAGATGTAGACACTTGCGAAATCACCATCAGTCAGCTATTGCATGACCGTGCATTTGATGCTGTTTTTGCGGTAAATGAGCTTTTTGCGGTAACGATTATCAAAACCGCAAGTAAAATGGGCCTCAAAGTTCCCGAAGATATTGCTGTAATCGCCTTTACTGACGGAATTATCTCTAAATACTCTACTCCAAGCATCACGACCGTAAGTCAGAGTGGCGAAAAAATGGGAAATAAAGCTGCCAAAATGCTAATCGAAAGACTCGAAGCCGAACATGAGGATGACGAAGAAGAGAACGAAAATTACACCACAGAGGTCATTGAAACCCATCTTATAAAAAGAGAATCTACTGACTAA
- a CDS encoding SusC/RagA family TonB-linked outer membrane protein — MKTIYKKLLFLFLLLPFTVLAQSTLTGTVVDLATGQPIPGVNVNVQGAPGGASTDFDGKFQLSNVKNGDKILVSFIGYKTSTVIYNGQKTLNVSLEEDTNQLKEVVVQVGYGTVKKKDATGSVSQISAKEFNKGINVTPESLIGGRIAGVNVVGGGAPGAKADIRIRGGSSLSASNDPLIILDGLPLSNAVPSGATSILSTIDPNDIESFTVLKDASAAAIYGSRAANGVIVITTKKGTKGGVKVNFSSQVGINTVANTVDVLSADQFRAVVNAKGTPQQKATLGTANTNWQDEIFHTALTTNNNISVSGALFNKLPVRLSVGNVDNPGILRNTSFERTTTSISLNPVLFDNHLKIDISGNIAFAKNQFQDEGGVIGSALAFDPTQSVYQEGSRYGGYFEWLEANGNVPLLPARNPVARLNQEDKRATSTRKWGNISVDYKFHFFEDLRIIAEAGIDRFSSNGYNRQSTESILGYQPNVFSSGNWINLGNYNSYTDDLQNKNLNTYFNYTKSLGKFKIDATAGYNYQLFQKEKYSSGEVRQPNPNEDVATDPDVNLQSYFGRLTLNYDSRYLLTLNYRRDGTSRFSKENRWGNFGGAAFAWNVAEESFLKGNSTLSSLKLRVGYGTTGQQDITSAYDFLPRVTLGTINSQYIFGNTVYPTARPEGYNTSIKWEELAETNIGVDFGFFNDRITGTVNYFDKKSSDLLADVLVPDGANLRNQGFNNIGSFETKGVEFSIQSDIVKNDNLTWNVAFNATYLHQKITNLGTTIPGFTGYIVGDNIAGGSGNKILINSVGYAPNSFFVYEQLYDSNKKPIEGAYADRNGDGKIDDGDRYKYHKPSADYTFGLFSTLNYKKFDFTMNWRASLGNYIYDNVSSDKGYLLAGLRRQSDLGNISSDYNNTGFVTNNNYLSNYFVKDASFIKLDNVTLGYTLDKALLKDVSLRFTGGVQNVFVLTKYGGLDPEKFNGIDNNVYPRARTFIFGVNASF; from the coding sequence ATGAAAACAATTTACAAAAAGTTGTTATTTTTATTCCTCTTGTTGCCGTTTACTGTGTTGGCTCAAAGCACTTTAACCGGAACAGTTGTCGATTTGGCAACGGGACAACCAATCCCGGGAGTAAATGTAAATGTACAGGGTGCTCCTGGTGGAGCATCAACAGATTTTGACGGTAAATTTCAGTTATCTAATGTGAAAAATGGGGACAAAATTTTGGTTTCATTTATCGGATACAAAACGTCAACTGTAATCTATAATGGCCAAAAAACACTAAACGTTTCTCTGGAAGAAGATACCAATCAGCTTAAAGAAGTTGTGGTGCAGGTAGGTTACGGTACGGTTAAGAAAAAGGATGCAACAGGTTCAGTATCTCAAATTTCAGCCAAAGAATTTAACAAAGGAATTAACGTTACTCCGGAAAGTTTAATCGGTGGACGTATCGCTGGTGTGAATGTTGTTGGAGGAGGTGCTCCGGGAGCTAAAGCCGATATCAGAATTCGTGGAGGATCTTCTTTAAGTGCTTCTAATGATCCGTTAATTATTTTAGACGGACTACCATTAAGTAATGCTGTGCCAAGTGGTGCCACAAGTATTCTGTCAACAATTGATCCTAATGATATTGAGTCTTTTACGGTTCTTAAAGATGCATCAGCAGCAGCTATTTATGGCTCTCGTGCAGCAAATGGTGTAATTGTTATTACGACTAAAAAAGGAACAAAAGGTGGAGTGAAGGTTAATTTTAGCTCTCAGGTTGGTATTAATACAGTAGCCAATACAGTAGATGTTTTAAGTGCAGATCAATTCCGTGCTGTCGTAAATGCAAAAGGTACACCGCAGCAAAAAGCGACATTAGGAACAGCAAACACAAATTGGCAGGACGAAATCTTTCACACAGCACTTACAACAAACAATAATATTTCGGTAAGTGGTGCTTTGTTTAATAAATTACCAGTACGTTTATCTGTTGGAAATGTAGATAATCCTGGAATCCTAAGAAATACTTCTTTTGAAAGAACTACGACATCGATATCGTTAAATCCGGTATTATTTGACAATCACTTAAAAATTGACATTAGCGGAAACATTGCATTTGCTAAAAATCAATTTCAGGATGAAGGAGGAGTAATTGGAAGCGCATTAGCTTTTGATCCTACGCAGTCTGTTTATCAGGAAGGTTCTCGTTATGGAGGTTATTTTGAATGGTTGGAAGCAAATGGTAATGTACCTTTATTACCGGCCAGAAATCCTGTAGCCAGATTAAATCAGGAAGATAAAAGAGCTACTTCTACCAGAAAATGGGGTAATATTAGTGTAGATTATAAATTTCATTTCTTTGAAGATTTAAGAATTATTGCTGAAGCCGGTATTGATAGATTCAGCAGCAACGGGTATAATCGACAAAGTACAGAAAGTATTCTGGGATACCAGCCAAATGTTTTTAGTAGTGGGAATTGGATAAACTTAGGAAATTACAACTCCTATACAGATGATCTTCAAAATAAAAATCTAAACACTTACTTTAACTATACAAAAAGTTTAGGAAAGTTTAAAATCGACGCTACTGCTGGATATAACTACCAGTTATTTCAAAAAGAGAAGTATTCTTCAGGAGAAGTTAGACAGCCAAATCCAAATGAGGACGTAGCAACTGACCCGGATGTTAATCTTCAGTCTTATTTTGGACGTTTGACTTTAAATTACGACAGTCGTTATTTATTGACTTTAAACTATAGAAGAGACGGAACTTCTCGTTTCTCTAAAGAGAACAGATGGGGTAATTTTGGTGGAGCAGCTTTTGCATGGAATGTTGCAGAAGAATCATTCCTGAAAGGAAATAGTACATTGTCCAGTTTAAAATTAAGAGTAGGATATGGTACTACCGGACAGCAAGACATTACGTCTGCGTATGACTTTTTACCAAGAGTAACTTTAGGAACTATTAATTCTCAATACATTTTCGGAAATACAGTTTACCCAACAGCAAGACCGGAAGGATATAATACAAGTATCAAATGGGAAGAATTGGCCGAAACTAATATAGGAGTCGATTTTGGATTTTTTAACGACAGAATTACAGGTACGGTAAACTATTTTGATAAAAAATCAAGTGATTTGTTAGCGGATGTTTTGGTTCCGGACGGAGCGAATTTAAGAAATCAGGGATTTAATAATATCGGAAGTTTTGAAACAAAAGGGGTTGAGTTTAGTATTCAGTCGGATATTGTGAAAAACGATAATCTGACTTGGAATGTTGCTTTTAATGCTACTTATCTTCACCAGAAAATTACAAATTTAGGAACTACAATACCAGGTTTTACAGGATATATTGTAGGGGATAATATTGCAGGAGGATCCGGGAATAAAATCCTTATTAATTCTGTGGGGTATGCACCAAATTCATTCTTTGTTTATGAACAATTGTATGATTCGAACAAAAAACCAATTGAAGGAGCTTATGCAGACAGAAATGGGGACGGAAAAATTGACGACGGAGATCGCTACAAATATCACAAACCATCAGCAGATTACACTTTTGGATTATTCTCTACTTTAAACTACAAGAAGTTTGATTTTACAATGAACTGGAGAGCCAGTTTAGGGAATTATATTTATGATAACGTAAGCTCAGACAAAGGATATTTACTGGCAGGATTGAGAAGACAATCTGATTTAGGAAACATCAGTTCTGATTACAATAACACGGGATTCGTAACGAACAACAACTACTTGTCTAATTATTTTGTAAAAGATGCTTCTTTTATAAAATTAGATAATGTTACTCTGGGGTATACCCTTGATAAGGCACTATTAAAAGACGTTTCTTTAAGATTCACTGGTGGAGTGCAAAATGTTTTTGTACTTACAAAGTATGGTGGTCTGGATCCGGAGAAATTTAACGGAATAGATAACAATGTTTATCCAAGAGCCCGAACTTTCATATTTGGTGTAAATGCAAGTTTCTAA
- a CDS encoding RagB/SusD family nutrient uptake outer membrane protein, giving the protein MKISFKYISYFLLFILGLNLTLTSCTGDLDVTPKDDDEFLSEAFYKDPASYKQVLAKLYAGLYVGGNDGDGDANTPGKNPDIAGIGGDFSSYLRLLFVTQEFPTDEAIIAWADGNLPSLNGQTWSADNEFLYGTFSRAFYHISVANEFLRQTTDEKLTARGVDANLKAQIAAFRAEARFLRAFSYYNLMDLFGNVPITTENDPVGFFYPVQKSRAEVFAFIESELKDIDASLVASKQNEYGRVDKTAAKFLLAQIYLNSKVYTGTDRNNEAAVVCKDIIDNSQYTFANIPYKNLFSADNNRNGAQNEFIFPVVSDGNAIRATGGGMSFILHASIGGSMDAAAQGMNGGWAGIRTRKEFVALFPDATATGDKRGTFYTKGQNLDIARVDIFTEGYAVTKYTNVNSDGTAAQRNDIPDTDFPMYRLSDVYLMYAEAAVRGASAANIATAVGYVNKIRTRAGAATIAASDLTLDFILNERGRELFWECHRRTDLIRFGKFTGGSKIWQWKGGVMNGSATDPSRDLMPIPLKTIQANPTLKQNPGY; this is encoded by the coding sequence ATGAAAATATCATTTAAATACATATCTTATTTTCTCCTATTTATTTTAGGATTGAATCTGACACTTACTTCATGTACTGGCGATCTGGACGTGACGCCTAAAGATGATGATGAATTTCTTTCTGAAGCTTTCTATAAAGATCCTGCTTCATACAAGCAAGTATTGGCAAAATTATATGCCGGATTGTATGTAGGTGGTAATGATGGTGACGGTGATGCCAATACACCTGGAAAGAACCCTGATATAGCGGGAATAGGTGGTGATTTTAGCAGTTACTTAAGATTGCTTTTTGTAACACAGGAATTTCCTACTGACGAAGCAATTATCGCGTGGGCTGATGGTAATTTACCAAGTTTAAATGGGCAAACCTGGTCTGCAGATAATGAGTTCTTGTATGGAACTTTTTCCAGAGCATTCTATCATATTAGTGTAGCCAATGAGTTTTTGAGACAAACTACTGATGAAAAATTGACTGCCAGAGGAGTTGATGCTAATTTAAAAGCTCAAATAGCTGCATTTAGAGCTGAAGCTCGTTTCCTAAGAGCATTTTCATACTACAATTTAATGGATTTGTTCGGGAATGTGCCAATCACTACTGAAAACGACCCTGTTGGATTCTTTTATCCGGTACAAAAATCAAGAGCTGAAGTTTTTGCTTTTATCGAATCGGAGTTAAAAGATATCGATGCCAGTCTGGTAGCTTCTAAGCAAAATGAATATGGAAGAGTTGATAAAACAGCGGCTAAGTTTTTATTAGCACAAATTTATCTGAATTCAAAAGTTTATACAGGAACAGATAGAAATAATGAAGCAGCGGTTGTATGTAAAGATATTATTGATAATTCACAATATACTTTTGCCAATATACCGTACAAAAATTTATTTTCGGCAGATAACAATAGAAACGGAGCTCAAAACGAATTTATTTTCCCTGTTGTAAGTGATGGAAATGCGATTAGAGCTACAGGTGGTGGAATGAGTTTTATACTTCATGCTTCTATAGGTGGTAGTATGGATGCGGCTGCTCAGGGAATGAATGGTGGCTGGGCAGGAATTAGAACTCGTAAAGAGTTTGTTGCTCTTTTTCCGGATGCAACTGCAACAGGCGACAAAAGAGGGACTTTTTATACTAAAGGACAAAATTTAGATATTGCCAGAGTTGACATTTTTACCGAAGGATATGCAGTTACGAAATATACAAACGTAAATTCTGACGGAACTGCAGCGCAAAGAAATGATATTCCAGATACAGATTTTCCAATGTACAGATTATCAGATGTGTATTTAATGTATGCAGAAGCTGCTGTAAGAGGAGCAAGCGCGGCTAACATTGCTACAGCTGTAGGATATGTGAATAAAATTAGAACCAGAGCGGGGGCTGCAACAATTGCAGCTTCTGATCTGACACTAGATTTTATCTTAAATGAAAGAGGAAGAGAATTGTTTTGGGAATGTCACAGAAGAACCGATTTAATTCGTTTTGGAAAATTCACAGGAGGATCTAAAATCTGGCAGTGGAAAGGCGGAGTTATGAACGGTAGTGCTACAGATCCTTCCAGAGATTTGATGCCAATTCCTTTAAAAACAATTCAGGCAAATCCAACTTTAAAACAAAATCCAGGATACTAA
- a CDS encoding SusE domain-containing protein, whose translation MKNIYRILLAFVGVLTVSCNADDVQDRPVIEAATAPVLLTPKSDFSIVLQNTNAANAATTFVWDDAQYNGTHTVVTYSLEMAAAGTNFKTPTVVATTTDKFKSFTVADLNSACLNAGFAPFKAAQIDVRVKSSLGTTGSVSQVSNFYTITATPYPAWPNWGIIGSATPNGWNDPDTNLDYDLSTKKYSYVGPLTVGEIKFRLDDSWGTNFGDDGNDLTLDAGGANIPITVAGNYTIVIDFTAKTYTIKKN comes from the coding sequence ATGAAAAATATATATAGAATTTTACTTGCATTCGTTGGTGTACTAACGGTATCATGTAATGCGGATGATGTACAAGACAGACCAGTAATTGAAGCGGCAACGGCACCGGTATTATTAACTCCAAAATCAGATTTTAGCATTGTGCTTCAGAATACAAATGCTGCAAATGCTGCAACAACATTTGTGTGGGATGATGCTCAGTATAACGGAACTCATACTGTTGTGACTTATAGTCTGGAAATGGCTGCTGCAGGAACTAATTTTAAAACTCCAACTGTAGTGGCTACAACAACCGATAAATTTAAAAGTTTTACAGTGGCAGACTTGAATTCAGCTTGTTTAAATGCAGGTTTTGCTCCATTTAAGGCAGCTCAGATTGATGTACGTGTTAAATCTTCCCTGGGAACAACAGGTTCAGTAAGTCAGGTTTCAAATTTTTATACGATTACAGCAACTCCATACCCGGCTTGGCCAAATTGGGGTATTATTGGTTCTGCAACTCCTAACGGATGGAATGATCCTGACACCAATTTAGATTATGATTTAAGTACTAAAAAATATTCTTATGTTGGACCATTAACAGTAGGAGAAATCAAATTTAGACTAGATGATTCATGGGGTACTAACTTTGGAGATGATGGTAATGATTTAACATTAGATGCCGGAGGTGCTAATATTCCAATTACAGTAGCTGGAAATTATACTATTGTTATTGATTTTACAGCTAAAACTTATACTATTAAAAAGAATTAG
- a CDS encoding alpha-amylase family glycosyl hydrolase, protein MKKTLLLITFLWSVATFAQSQTITYSISPPTFEDTTSITITVNGNSINEGSWSVTGNALYLWSWSYDVNDINQLDSPSNGSWTASNEAARFTYDSATDTYTKTLTPSVYFNRNGIGRIGFLVKAKDGTGDKKSQDIQVEVGTFQVSLTSPAENSTTIIASGANFNIAATNTNGAASYILKSNGATINTITSTTSYSYSHSNITSNQSYELSVTQGATIIVKKFSVVVNPNTVSEAMPIGLVDGINYNSSDATKATLVLDAPLKDFVYIAGSFNNWQPSSAYAMKKDPASGKFWLELTGLVSGANNTYQYWVVDATPLTNSPSMVKTADPYSTLVLSPYDDSSIPATSYPNMPVYPAGQNFEVTVLKTGQTPYNWQVTNFVKPEKEKLVVYEVLVRDFDAAKNYQSLIDRIDYFKNLKINAIELMPVMEFEGNESWGYNTSFHMALDKFYGTSDKLKEFIDLCHQNGIAVILDVALNHAFGRNPMVRMWMNDPDGDGFGSPTAENPYFNTVAKHAYNVGEDFNHQSLKTQNYVDRVVKQWIEEYKIDGFRWDLTKGFTQNCTASDGVCTDAYQQDRVDVLKKYADYSWSLDPTHYTIFEHLGSDTEEKEWANYRIAETPSKGVMMWGKMTGPYNQLSMGYANESNISRMASSSHGFTANRLMGYAESHDEERLMYKNIQYGNSGTGYNVKTLDTALSRMSAIGAVSLLVPGPKMIWHFGELGWENSIFTCSNNSVNTDFDAIGGDCKLDTKPQPQWVNNWLGNSARSKIYNDWAKMITLKIKEPVFLGTPVIANANSLSVNIKITNSALSSTQLKDVLIIANFDVTAQNVPTGFQYTGTWYDLMDNTTINVTDVNAPLNLPAGEYRIYGNKAANLAIKDFEKGSAVHLYPNPVTDYFTLDVPVSKVQVYAVSGQLVKSFGIKENRDSQFAVSDLKTGLYFVKAVDENGHTQVMKFIKK, encoded by the coding sequence ATGAAAAAAACTTTACTATTGATCACATTTTTGTGGTCCGTGGCTACTTTTGCCCAATCACAAACGATAACTTACTCCATAAGTCCGCCAACTTTTGAAGATACCACTTCTATAACTATTACGGTTAACGGAAATAGTATCAACGAAGGCAGCTGGTCAGTAACCGGAAATGCACTGTATCTTTGGTCATGGTCGTATGATGTTAATGATATAAATCAATTGGATTCACCGTCGAACGGATCCTGGACAGCCTCTAATGAAGCAGCCAGATTTACATATGATTCAGCAACGGATACGTATACTAAAACCTTAACGCCATCGGTTTATTTTAATAGAAACGGAATTGGGAGAATAGGTTTTTTGGTAAAAGCGAAAGACGGAACAGGAGATAAAAAATCGCAGGATATCCAGGTTGAAGTAGGAACTTTTCAGGTAAGCCTCACCAGTCCTGCAGAAAATAGCACAACAATTATTGCTTCAGGTGCAAATTTTAATATTGCGGCCACCAATACAAACGGTGCGGCAAGCTACATTTTGAAGTCAAACGGGGCTACCATTAATACCATTACAAGTACGACAAGTTATTCTTATTCTCATTCAAATATTACAAGTAATCAAAGTTATGAACTGAGTGTGACTCAGGGAGCAACTATTATTGTAAAGAAATTTTCTGTAGTAGTAAATCCAAATACGGTTTCAGAAGCAATGCCGATAGGCTTGGTTGATGGAATAAATTATAATTCGTCCGATGCCACAAAAGCAACTTTGGTTTTAGACGCACCCTTAAAAGACTTTGTTTATATAGCGGGAAGTTTTAATAATTGGCAACCGTCATCGGCTTATGCTATGAAAAAAGACCCTGCTTCAGGTAAATTCTGGTTAGAATTAACTGGATTGGTTTCAGGCGCAAACAATACTTATCAATATTGGGTAGTGGATGCAACACCATTGACGAATTCCCCTTCGATGGTAAAAACTGCCGATCCGTATTCCACTTTAGTATTGTCTCCTTATGATGATTCCTCTATTCCTGCAACTTCTTACCCCAATATGCCTGTTTATCCGGCAGGACAGAACTTTGAGGTGACCGTTTTAAAAACAGGACAAACACCGTACAATTGGCAGGTGACCAATTTTGTAAAACCTGAAAAAGAAAAGCTAGTAGTTTACGAAGTTTTAGTTCGTGATTTTGATGCAGCCAAAAATTATCAAAGTCTGATAGACCGTATCGATTATTTCAAAAATCTTAAAATAAACGCAATCGAATTAATGCCGGTAATGGAGTTCGAAGGTAATGAAAGCTGGGGATACAATACCTCGTTTCATATGGCTTTGGATAAATTTTACGGGACTTCAGATAAGTTAAAAGAATTCATTGACTTGTGTCATCAAAATGGAATTGCGGTAATTCTGGATGTTGCCTTAAATCATGCTTTTGGAAGAAATCCGATGGTGAGAATGTGGATGAATGATCCGGATGGGGACGGTTTTGGTTCGCCAACTGCTGAAAATCCATATTTTAATACCGTTGCCAAACATGCTTATAATGTAGGAGAAGATTTCAATCACCAGTCGTTAAAAACGCAGAATTATGTTGATCGTGTCGTTAAACAATGGATTGAAGAGTATAAAATTGACGGTTTCCGTTGGGATTTAACCAAAGGTTTTACACAAAATTGTACGGCTTCTGATGGAGTCTGTACGGATGCTTATCAACAGGACAGAGTAGATGTCTTAAAGAAATATGCTGATTATTCATGGAGTCTCGATCCTACACATTATACTATTTTTGAACACCTGGGATCCGATACCGAGGAAAAAGAATGGGCCAATTACAGAATTGCCGAAACACCTTCTAAAGGAGTCATGATGTGGGGGAAAATGACAGGGCCTTACAATCAACTGTCAATGGGCTATGCAAATGAGAGCAATATCTCAAGGATGGCCAGTAGCAGTCATGGTTTTACAGCAAACCGATTAATGGGATATGCTGAAAGTCATGATGAAGAACGTTTGATGTATAAAAATATACAATACGGAAATTCAGGAACAGGATATAATGTAAAAACGTTAGACACTGCATTGTCCAGAATGTCGGCAATTGGTGCCGTTTCACTATTAGTTCCGGGACCAAAAATGATTTGGCATTTTGGAGAATTAGGATGGGAGAATTCTATTTTTACCTGTAGCAATAATTCTGTCAATACCGATTTTGATGCCATAGGGGGCGATTGTAAACTCGACACAAAACCACAGCCTCAATGGGTTAATAACTGGCTGGGTAATTCAGCACGCAGTAAAATTTACAACGACTGGGCAAAGATGATTACTCTGAAAATAAAGGAGCCTGTTTTTTTGGGAACTCCCGTAATTGCAAACGCAAATTCGTTATCAGTTAATATTAAAATTACCAATTCGGCCTTGTCTTCAACTCAGTTAAAGGATGTTTTAATAATAGCAAATTTTGACGTTACTGCTCAAAATGTTCCAACAGGTTTTCAATATACAGGTACCTGGTATGATTTGATGGACAATACTACGATTAATGTTACAGATGTAAATGCCCCCTTAAATCTTCCTGCAGGAGAGTATAGAATTTATGGTAATAAAGCAGCAAATTTAGCCATTAAAGATTTTGAAAAAGGAAGCGCAGTTCATTTGTACCCCAATCCGGTTACAGATTATTTTACTTTAGATGTGCCAGTATCAAAAGTTCAGGTCTATGCAGTTTCAGGCCAACTCGTAAAAAGCTTTGGCATCAAAGAAAATAGGGATTCTCAGTTTGCTGTAAGCGATTTGAAAACAGGTTTATACTTTGTTAAAGCAGTTGATGAGAATGGACATACTCAGGTAATGAAGTTTATTAAAAAGTAA
- a CDS encoding DUF6814 family protein, which translates to MNSIKQALGVLWIILAIAATYFCIFEFGLPKLLSDKQDDLVFGIIILFILTPLIVLGLGTFGYFAVAGEYNTKIKRS; encoded by the coding sequence ATGAATTCAATCAAACAAGCTTTAGGTGTTCTGTGGATTATACTGGCAATTGCAGCGACTTATTTCTGCATTTTCGAATTTGGCTTACCTAAACTGCTTTCAGACAAACAAGACGATCTTGTATTCGGAATCATTATTCTTTTCATTCTCACTCCATTAATTGTTTTGGGGCTAGGTACTTTTGGCTATTTTGCTGTAGCAGGGGAATACAATACTAAAATAAAAAGATCATAA